In Desulfuromonas acetexigens, the genomic stretch GAGAAGCCGCCCGAGCCTGGCGCGGTCGTCTCGCCCGGGGAGTGGCGGGAACGGTTGTCGCCCAAAGCACGCCGCTTTTTTGCGCCGACGTTTTGGCCGACGGGCGTTTCCCTGAAGGGTGCCGTGAGCCTGTTCCCGCCCGTTCCTTTGTTTCCTCGCCGATCATCGGCAAGGACCGGGTGCTGGGTGTGCTCAACTTTTATGACCGCCTCGCCGCTCCTTTTGATGCCGACGATCTCGATCTGGTGGGGGCTGTCGCCGCCCTGGCCGCCCTGGCCCTGGAAAAGTTGTTGCTGGCCCGAAACTATCAGGAACGAGCCGCCGATATCGAAGAGGCCAACCGCCGCCTGATTGCCCAAGATCTGGCCAAGACCGAGTTTTTGACCCGCCTATCCCATGAAATACGCACGCCCTTGAACGCGATCCAGGGGGCCATGCATCTGTTACGCGACGAACGCATCAGCGATGCGTCCGGCCGCGAGGAATTTCTCGATATTGTCGCTACGGAGACGGAGCGGTTGCTGGATATGGTGAACCGGCAGCTCGACTTTCTGCGGATTGAAGATGAAAGCCGCATGCTGCGCAAGACCTTCCTCGCACTGGAAACCATTCTGCGCGAGGTGTTGCGGGCGGCTCCGGGGCAGAAATCCGCTCGTTACCGGCAGTTGGAGGTCGAGCTCGACCTTCCCCCCAGTCTGGAAGAAGTGATCGGCGACAAGATTCTCGTAGGGCAGATGTTCGTGCACTTGCTCGACGGACTCGCCGCCTATCTGACTAAATCGACGAGGCTGCGCATTACCATCCGCGAAAAAGAGGCGGTCGGGGTCATCCTGCAGGCCTTTGAAGAAGTTCCCGAGACGGTGCAGGACGGGTTGCTGGCGGTCAAAAATATCTATCGCTCAGACCGTCCCGAGGAATCGGTCAAGTTTTACCTGGCGATGAAGGTGGCGGAAAACCACGGCTGGCGGCTCGGCATTGGCAACAGCGATGAAGGTTTTCGGGTCAGCCTGCACATCCCCCGGGCCCAGGCCATGCGGCGCGATACGGCCCTGGCCATGGTCATGGATCGGGCCCTCGGCTTTGTTTCGGAAGTGCTCGGGGTTGACACCTGCTCCCTCATGCTCAGCGATGAGCTGACCGGCGAACTGACCATCCGCAGCGCCCTAGGTCTCGACGACTGGATCGTGCAACAGACCCGCATCCGCCCCGGTGACCGCATCGCCGGCTGGGTCGCCCAGGAAGGGCAACCGGTGCTGATCGAAAATATCGAAACCGACGTCCGCTTCGCCCGCAAGAACCTGAAGGGGCAATATCGCTCAAATTCCCTCCTCTCTCTGCCCTTGCTGCATCAGGGGCAAGCGGTCGGCGTGCTCAACCTGAACAACAAGAAGAACGGTGAACCCTTTACCGAGCGGGATCTCGCCCTGGCCGCGCCGATCTGCGAGCGGCTCTCCCTGCTGCTCGAAAAGACCTCCCACAGTTGCGAACACGAAGGGGAGTTGCGGGATCTGGTCGCCGGCCTCGACGCTTTGCTTACCGCCGAGCAGCGCTACCGGAAAAAGAGTTCCCGTTATGCCGAGCTCTTGGTAAAGGTGCTGGAAGAACTCGGCGCCGGCTCCCGCGAAAAGGCATTGGCCCCCTATGTCGCTTTGGTTTATGATCTGGGGTTGATCGCCCACGATGAGCACCTGGCGACGCGCAAACGTCCCCTGACCCCGGTCGAGTCTCTGGTCATTCGCAATCATCCCCAGGCCACCCTGGATATGCTCGAATCGATCGAGTCTTCCCAACTGGTCGCCAAGGCAGTCCTTCATCATCACGAACGCTTTGACGGTCAGGGTTATCCCGACGGTCTCAAGGGGGACGAGATCCCACTCATGGCCCGGGCCCTGGCGATCGTCGACGCCTACTGCGCCATGACCGAGGATCGACCCTATCGCGCCGCCCGCGGCTCCGACGAGGCTTTACGGGAACTGGAGGCGGGGGCGGGCACATTGTACGATCCCCTTGTCGTCGAAGCCTTGCAGGCGGCCCTGGCTGGATGAAAGACGTTATGTTTCTTTTTTGCGACAGAGTAAGTTCCTGATTTTAAATGGAAACAAGAAGACATTTAGGATGGTTGTTGGGTTTTGGCGACAGATGAGCCGGTTTTTGCGGTTCGATGTGGCGAGGGGGTGTTGCATTTTATTGTAATAGTTGGATTAATTCGATTGGATCGGGATTTGCAATAGGGCCATGTTGCGCCGTTTTTCGGCTTTTTTGATGTTGTGAATCACGTTATGGAGGGGGGTCCTGAACACCAACCTTTTATCGAAGGAAGCCCCTTGAGCCTCTTTGATTTTCAAAAAATCGAACACCAAGACCCGTTGTTTCACGAAGTACTTGCCCTGCGCTACAAAGTCTACTGCGAAGAGCGCGGATTTGAAAACCCCGAGGATCACCCCGACGGACTGGAGCGGGACGAATACGATTCCCACGCCGTCCATTTCGCCGCCCTGCTGAAAAGCACTCGTAAGGTGGTGGGAACGGTCCGTCTCATTCTCCATTCCGAGAGCAGTTTCCCCATTGAAAGAGCCTTCACTTTCAACAAGGATCTTTCCCATCTGCACCCGCGCCAGTTGGGAGAAGTCTCCCGCCTGGCGCTTTCCAAGAGTTATTGTCAGGAATTGCAGCAGGCGCGCCTGCGTTCCGATTCGGAGGCGGGCGCGGTGGTGAACGGACTTTTGCGCTGTCTGGCCGAGGAAAGCCTGGAGCGGGGGATATCCCATCTCTACGCGGTCATGGCGCGGGGGTTGCCGATTCTTATGGCTCGGCGTAAGGTGCTTTTTTCCCAGATCGGTCCGGAGCGGGAATATCACGGTCTGCGCGCCCCTTACCTGGGGGCGGTGCGTGATATCGTCAACCGCAATCCGGTGATCTTTCATACATGTCAGGCTGAAACGCCCCTGGAGGCTGTGGCCTGATTCATGACGAGGCCTGGCGCATGGCCTTGAGCACGAAGTGTCGGACGATGCGTTGCAGGGGGTTCTTTCCGCCCCCCCAGACGTATCCCCGGTGCATCTTTCCCAGCAGCATGTCGATCTGCAGGTAATGGGGAACCGGCCTGACGGTCCCCTTGCCCGTCAGGATTTTCACCACCTCGGTCGCTACCAGTGCGGCCGCCAGGGTGCAGGCCGGCGCCACCGCCGGCCCCTTGCGCTCCTTCACATTCACCTTCCGCCTGTCCAGATAGCGCAGATGATAGGGGCGGGGGGCCAGCCCTGCAGCGAAAGCCGCCAGCTTTTCCAGTTCATCCATACCGTCGCCGATACCGAAGTAATCGTCGAAGCTCATCCCCTGCGGCGAGAAGACCTGCAGGGTCGCGCCGAAGCCTAAGGGGGCGGCGGTGATGGCGTAAATCCCCTTGCTCCGTGCCCGGTTGAAGACCAGACGGCGGATTTCGATCTCGAAAAATTCAATACCGTCGACTAAAATCTCGACCCCCTCCAGAAAATCGTCGATGTTCTCCGCTGAGACCCCTTGGGGGAAGAGGGTGATCTCTGCCTGGGGATTGATGTCGCGGATCATCTCGGCGAGCACTTCCGCTTTGTGGCGACCGCAGGTGCTGTGAAAGGCGCCGAATTGGCGGCTGATATTGACCGGCTCGAAAACGTCGAGATCGGCAATGTTAAATTTTCCGACGCCGAGTCGGGCCAGGGTCAGTAGATGGATGCCACCGACGCCGCCAGCGCCGGCTACCGCTACCTTGGCGTTGAGCAGACGGGCCTGCTCCCCTTCTGTCAGCAGGCCGATGTTGCGGGAAAATTCGTTGTCAATCAGCGAGCCGATATCGATCATGGATCACTCCTTGGAAGAAAACCATCGATAGTCAGTTTTCGGCGGATGACGGGGAGCAGGGCGCGGGCCTGCTCGCGGTCTTCAATCCCCGCGATTAGAACCTTGTACGTTCCATCGATGCGGGTAATGTCCACCTGATGTTTCGGAAAGGCGGCACCGGCTCGGTTTCGCAGGGCTTGGGCGTTGGCGGGATCAGTGAAGGCGCCGAGCTGGATGCTGTGACCGGGCGTCCTCTCGTGCGCCATGGCGACGGGAGAGGCGGGCAGGGAGAGGGGCGCTTGCGCCCGAGGGGGAATTTCCGGTTCAGGTATCGCCGGAATCGGCGGCGGTAGGGACATTGTTGTTGGCGCCGGCGGTTGAGGTTGTTCCTCCAGGGGGAGAATCTCCCGTTCTTCTAGCCATGCGTCCAGCGGCGAGCCCAGTGCCGCACGCAGGTAGGCGAGGTCGACGCCCAGCTCATTGATTTCCCGGCGGTATTCGTAGTAGGCGTCGAGCAGCTCCGCTTCCCGGGCGAGAACGTCGGCCAGGGTGCTCTGCCCTTCGTTGAACTCCGCCCGCACCCTTTTCAAAGAGGTCCGATTCAGGCGGGTTTTCAGTTCCCAGGCATCAACGAGCAAGGCTTTTTCCCGCACCTTTCCCCAGAGTTCGTCGACTTCGTCGGAAATCCCTCGTGTATGGGCCGCACGTTGATGGGTCAGACGCAGGCGCTCGGCCTGGGCCCGGCGGATCTCGGCGAGGTTTTTCCCCCATTCGAAAATCGTCCATTCGAGAACGGCGCCGGTACTCCAGACCTCGTCCCGGTCCAGGTTGTTGTCATCCTGACGGGTGTATTGACCGAACAGGGAGATTTCGGGGTAGAGCCGGGCGCGAGCCTTGCGCACTTCCGAATCGGCCGCCAGCACCTGTTGTTCCAGGGCCAGAGAGTCGGAGCGAGAAGTGGACGCGGTGAGCGCTGTGCCGTCGTCGGTGACCTTCGGGCGCTGGTAATGGCGGGGCTCTCGAAGAGACAGCGTTGTACTTTTATCGAGATAAAGGGCGTTTTTAAGCCGGTCGACAGCAACCTTCTCGCGAATCCGGGCACGCTGGGCTTCGGCTTCGGCAAAAGCCAGCTCGCTCTGTCTGCGCAGCAGATCTTCTTCCTGGGCATACCCTTCGTTCCGTCGTTCCCGCAGCATCCTTAATTGCTCCCGCTGACTTTCCAGGGCTTTGTCCAGGCTCTCCCGTTGTAATTGTGCGTTCAGCGTTCGCAGGAAGAATTCCTCGGCGTCCCGTCGCACCAGCTCTGTGCGGCGCTTCGTTTCGTAGCGCGACTGCGCCGCCAGTCGCTGACTGCGCTCCAACTCCTGATGCAAGGCGCCACCCCGGTAAAGGGGCTGTTCCAGCACCAGGCTGGCCGAACGAAAGCGCCGGTCGCCGTAGAGATTCACATCCTGAGTGGGGAAGCCGGGACCGAAGGAGTCCGCATCGATGATCACCCGGGGTGGTCGGTCGAGCAGGGTGTAGGAAGCGTTCATGCGCAGTTCGGGTAAAAAATTCTTGCGCGCCGCGGAAACCTCCTCGCCGCGAGCCTCTTCCCGGGCCTGGGCGGCTTTGATCTCCCGGTCATTCTCCACCGACAGGCGCAGGCAGTCCTCCAGGCCCAGTTCCATGGCCGAAACCGGAAGGGCCGTAAACAAGAGGATGAGAAGCGCACGGGCAGTCATTCGTTGCATGGTTTTTATTCCAGGAACCGGACATTGACGGTCATGCCGTGGACCAATCCCGCATAGTCATCAAGGGCGATATAGACCTTCTGGGTGTTGATGTCGAAAGAGGCCATGGGATCGAAGGTGCGCTGGGATTTCCGTGAAACCGTGGGGAAGATGCGGTAGACCTTGCCGCCGTAGGTTTTTCCCGGCAGGTTGTCGACGGTCACGGCAACCTGTTGGTCGAGGACGACCCGGCCGACATCCGATTCTTCCACCTCGGCGTGAATGCGCAACTGATCGGGGTCGATCAGGGAGAGCAGGGGCGCGGCGATGTCCACTGTCTCGCCCGGTTCGACAAAGCGTTCGATGACCAGAGCGTCGAAGGGCGCGGCAATCGAGTAATCAGCGAGCAGGGCCCGTTGGTATTTGAGTTCGGCGTGGATTTCCGCGACCCCGGCCTTTGCCTGATCCACCGTTTCCTGCCGGGACCCTCGCCGCAACTTGTCCTGCTGCGCTTTCAGTTCGTCAAGCTGAGCCCGGGCTACGCGTCGGGCCTCCTCCGCTTTTTCCCATTCGACCCGGGTCGTCGCGCCCTTTTCCAGCAGGCGCTTTTGACGTTCGGACTCGATGCCTGCCTGCTCGAAGACCGCCGTGGCACGTTGCACGGCGCTGTCCCCGGCCGCCACGTCCTCCTTCCGAAAACCTGAGGACTGTTCTCGAAAGCCCGCCTGGGCGGCAAGAAGCCGTGCTTCGCTCAGTTCGACCTGAGCGGCGACCTTGCGGTCGTTCATGCGCACGAGCACCGCGCCGGCGCCGGCGCGATCCCCCTCTTCGACGGTAATCTCCATGATCTCCCCGGCGACCCGGCTGCTCAGCACGACTTCCTGCACACTCTCCACCAGTCCCTTGGCGGCGAAGCCGGCCGGGGGCGGTGACGGAATCTGCTGGGGGGCAGTACTCGGCGCGGTGGGACGTTTACTGAAGAGTCCGGGGCCGAAGAGCGCCAGGATCACGGCCGCCAGGGCGAGAAACAGAATCAGGAGCAGGCCGGAACGGCTGTTTTTCATGATGATCTCTGCCTTTCATCGACAATGCGGCCGTCTTCCATGGTCAAAATGCGATCGAAGATATCTTCGATGCGGTTGTCGTGAGTCGCCACCACTACGCACTTCTTCTGCTCCACGGCCAGGGCACGCAGAATCTCCATGACCTTCTTGCCGTTGACGTGGTCGAGGTTGGCGGTCGGCTCGTCGGCCAGGATCAAGGGGGATTCCACCGCCAGCGCCCGGGCGAC encodes the following:
- a CDS encoding ThiF family adenylyltransferase — translated: MIDIGSLIDNEFSRNIGLLTEGEQARLLNAKVAVAGAGGVGGIHLLTLARLGVGKFNIADLDVFEPVNISRQFGAFHSTCGRHKAEVLAEMIRDINPQAEITLFPQGVSAENIDDFLEGVEILVDGIEFFEIEIRRLVFNRARSKGIYAITAAPLGFGATLQVFSPQGMSFDDYFGIGDGMDELEKLAAFAAGLAPRPYHLRYLDRRKVNVKERKGPAVAPACTLAAALVATEVVKILTGKGTVRPVPHYLQIDMLLGKMHRGYVWGGGKNPLQRIVRHFVLKAMRQASS
- a CDS encoding TolC family protein, which codes for MQRMTARALLILLFTALPVSAMELGLEDCLRLSVENDREIKAAQAREEARGEEVSAARKNFLPELRMNASYTLLDRPPRVIIDADSFGPGFPTQDVNLYGDRRFRSASLVLEQPLYRGGALHQELERSQRLAAQSRYETKRRTELVRRDAEEFFLRTLNAQLQRESLDKALESQREQLRMLRERRNEGYAQEEDLLRRQSELAFAEAEAQRARIREKVAVDRLKNALYLDKSTTLSLREPRHYQRPKVTDDGTALTASTSRSDSLALEQQVLAADSEVRKARARLYPEISLFGQYTRQDDNNLDRDEVWSTGAVLEWTIFEWGKNLAEIRRAQAERLRLTHQRAAHTRGISDEVDELWGKVREKALLVDAWELKTRLNRTSLKRVRAEFNEGQSTLADVLAREAELLDAYYEYRREINELGVDLAYLRAALGSPLDAWLEEREILPLEEQPQPPAPTTMSLPPPIPAIPEPEIPPRAQAPLSLPASPVAMAHERTPGHSIQLGAFTDPANAQALRNRAGAAFPKHQVDITRIDGTYKVLIAGIEDREQARALLPVIRRKLTIDGFLPRSDP
- a CDS encoding HlyD family secretion protein, with protein sequence MKNSRSGLLLILFLALAAVILALFGPGLFSKRPTAPSTAPQQIPSPPPAGFAAKGLVESVQEVVLSSRVAGEIMEITVEEGDRAGAGAVLVRMNDRKVAAQVELSEARLLAAQAGFREQSSGFRKEDVAAGDSAVQRATAVFEQAGIESERQKRLLEKGATTRVEWEKAEEARRVARAQLDELKAQQDKLRRGSRQETVDQAKAGVAEIHAELKYQRALLADYSIAAPFDALVIERFVEPGETVDIAAPLLSLIDPDQLRIHAEVEESDVGRVVLDQQVAVTVDNLPGKTYGGKVYRIFPTVSRKSQRTFDPMASFDINTQKVYIALDDYAGLVHGMTVNVRFLE
- a CDS encoding PEP-CTERM/exosortase system-associated acyltransferase is translated as MSLFDFQKIEHQDPLFHEVLALRYKVYCEERGFENPEDHPDGLERDEYDSHAVHFAALLKSTRKVVGTVRLILHSESSFPIERAFTFNKDLSHLHPRQLGEVSRLALSKSYCQELQQARLRSDSEAGAVVNGLLRCLAEESLERGISHLYAVMARGLPILMARRKVLFSQIGPEREYHGLRAPYLGAVRDIVNRNPVIFHTCQAETPLEAVA
- a CDS encoding GAF domain-containing protein; this translates as MFDRKCREKLDLLGRIAEAVGASDELSTVTHLIVELSVEFLAARRGSLMLLDAHQELFIIASVGMDREAARAWRGRLARGVAGTVVAQSTPLFCADVLADGRFPEGCREPVPARSFVSSPIIGKDRVLGVLNFYDRLAAPFDADDLDLVGAVAALAALALEKLLLARNYQERAADIEEANRRLIAQDLAKTEFLTRLSHEIRTPLNAIQGAMHLLRDERISDASGREEFLDIVATETERLLDMVNRQLDFLRIEDESRMLRKTFLALETILREVLRAAPGQKSARYRQLEVELDLPPSLEEVIGDKILVGQMFVHLLDGLAAYLTKSTRLRITIREKEAVGVILQAFEEVPETVQDGLLAVKNIYRSDRPEESVKFYLAMKVAENHGWRLGIGNSDEGFRVSLHIPRAQAMRRDTALAMVMDRALGFVSEVLGVDTCSLMLSDELTGELTIRSALGLDDWIVQQTRIRPGDRIAGWVAQEGQPVLIENIETDVRFARKNLKGQYRSNSLLSLPLLHQGQAVGVLNLNNKKNGEPFTERDLALAAPICERLSLLLEKTSHSCEHEGELRDLVAGLDALLTAEQRYRKKSSRYAELLVKVLEELGAGSREKALAPYVALVYDLGLIAHDEHLATRKRPLTPVESLVIRNHPQATLDMLESIESSQLVAKAVLHHHERFDGQGYPDGLKGDEIPLMARALAIVDAYCAMTEDRPYRAARGSDEALRELEAGAGTLYDPLVVEALQAALAG